In Gemmatimonadota bacterium, the genomic stretch GCGCCGGCGCGCGCGCCATGGATCCACTTCCACCAGAAGTCCCACGCCGCCGTTCATGGTGATGGCCAGCGCCTGGGCACCACCCATCTCGCCCAGCCCGGCCGTAACCACGAGCTTTCCCGACAGGCTGCCCCAACCGTGTTTGCGCGCGAGCGCGCTGAAGGTCTCGTAGGTACCCTGAAGGATGCCCTGCGTACCGATGTAGATCCAGCTGCCGGCCGTCATCTGGCCGTACATCGTCAGGCCCTCGCGCTCCCAGGCGTCGAAGTTCTCCTGCGTCGCCCAGGCCGGCACCATGTTCGAGTTGGCGATCAGGACGCGCGGCGCGTCCTCGTGGGTGCGAAACACCGCCACCGGCTTGCCCGACTGCACCATGAGGGTCTCGTCGGGTTCCAGGTTCCGCAAGGTGTTCAGGATGGCTTCAAGGGCTTCCCGGTTCCGGGCGGCCTTGCCCCTTCCGCCGTATACGACGAGGTTTTCCGGATCGAAGGCGACCTGGGGGTCCAGGTTGTTCTGGATCATGCGGTAGGCCGCTTCGATGAGCCAGTTTCTGCAGTGCAGTTCGGTTCCCGTCGGTGCTTTCACGATCTTGTCCAATAGGCGGATTACGCCTGCGACTCCCGGTTCTTCCACTTTTCGTAGGAGAAATCGGGGCTGTTGATCATGTCGAAGTGGGACCGTTCCCAGGTCCTGATCTCATTCGCTTTTCTAAGGGTGTCTTCCGCGATTTCGAGCGGGATCTTCACCACGCCGTCCACGTCGGCGAGCAGCAGGTCGCCGGTCTGCACGAGCAACTGTCCGGCCACCAGAGGACGGCCGACGGCCCGCACGTTGAAGGGGCCATGGCCGGATACCGTGCCGAGGCCCCATATGGGCAGGCCCGCCGCCCGGATGCCCTCGAGATCGCGGACGCAGCCTTCGACCACGGCGCCCACTACGCCGAGCTTCCTGTGGATATGCGCCATGCCGTCTCCGAAGAGGGCCGCGCGCTTCGGACGGGTGTCGACATCCTTCATCACCGCGATCATGGGACCCGGCGTCTCGTTCAGCACGTCGTAGTAGTCGGGCCAGCTCATATTGGCCGGCGTGGCGTCCAGCGGGGTGACCTCTGAAGTCACGGCGTACCCGATCACGGCGCCGAATTCAGGCGTCAGGTACTGAATCTCCGGTCCGGTGTAATCGTCATTCGAAACGCCCTGCACTTTCTCCACGGCGTTGTAAACCGTGGCCGAGTCGAATTCGGCCAGACCGTTCAATACGGCATCGTCTACACGGGTCATCCCAGTAGCTCCTTTAAATTGAAGAAATGCAACAATCGGACGTATAAAGACGTCACAGAAGGAAGGGGTTGTTGAACCGTAGGCCCCACGGGCTAAAATCGACCGGGAAGAGCCAGAAATCAAGGGAAATACACCGCCGGTCCACCGTCTCCCGGGGCCGGTCGCGGCATACGTGTCGACTTTCCCCAGGTCCGTTACCCAGGCATCGCCGGGTCGATGCAAATACGTTGACAGCAACGCTGATTCTTCTCATTTTTGGCATGTACGGCCTGCTTCTACGGCATGTCAGAACAAGAATCGTTTACAGGAGGTATTTATGCTTCGCATTACCCGTATGATCGGCGGCCTGGCCCTTGCCATGGCCTTGACTTCCCTGGGCGGGATCGCCGATGCCCAAACGACCATGCCCTCGGGCGGAGAAGAAATGGACCCCGGACGGGGCATGTTGGAAGTCACGCTGTCGGGCGGCAAGGTGTCTATCGAATACGGCCGTCCCGAAATGAAGGGCAGGGATATGCTCGCCATGGCGCCGGCGGGATTCGTCTGGCGTTTCGGCAGCAACAAATCCACGACCTTCACGACGGAAGGCGATCTAATGTTCGGTGACCAGACCCTGGCCGCGGGTTCCTACAGCGCCTGGATCAAGCACGTGGACGGCGATTCGTGGTCGCTCATCTTCAACAGTGAAGTGGGGATCTGGGGCGCGCCGGGCGCCAGCCGGGAGAACGACGTGCTGGAAGTGCCGTTTATGTACAGCGTGGAAAACGAGATGATCGAACGGCTCACCGTGAGATTCCTGGAATTCGAAGGCCAGCATCACCTCGCAGTTGGGTGGGGTACTCACCGTCTGCTTGTCGGTTTCGCCGCCAAGTAAGCACGCTGTAACTTCAAGACAGTCTCAAAGGGGCAGGAGAGCGATTCTCCTGTCCCTTTTTCATTTCCGCGGGCTTACCAGCTCTGCGGGTCCAGACCGACTCTGATCCCGGCTTCCTCTATCTGCTGCCAGGTGGTGTCGTCGATGCTGATGCCATCCTGCCGGCGCTTCGCCGCCAGGCGGAACTCCGGTTCGCCCGGTATGAGGATCTCGTCGAATCCCGGCGCCGTCCGGCTGGCTTTCACGTGGCGGATCAGCCCTTCGACTTCCTCGTAGTACCAGTCCAGGTCCGTAAAGAACGAAATGTCGTAGACGGTGAAGAGCACGCCGTTACTCGATACGGTCTGCTCGCCCTGTGCGCATCCCTGGCCGCTCAGCGTACCGCCCAGGATTTCCACGAGCAGGCCGAGGCTGTACCCTTTGTGGGCGACGATGCCGCCCATGGGCAGGATCGCGCCGTTGGGAGGCGGCCCCTTTATCACCGTAGGGTCCGTTGTAGGATTCCCTTCGTGGTCGATCAGCCAGCCTTCGGGAACCCGCACGCCCTTGTTCGCGGCTACGCGCACCTTGCCCTCCGCGACGACGGAAGTGGTCAGGTCCACCATGACGGGATCGTCGTGCAGGCGAGGCGCGGAAAAAGCGATGGGGTTGGTGCTGATGCGCCCATCGATGCCGCCGAAGGGCGGGATCTGGCGACCGAACCGGCCCGCGTTGACGAAAGCCGATCCGATCAGGCCCTCCCGGGCGGCCATAAGCGGATAAGCGCCCACGCGCCCCACGTGACTGGTGCGCCTGAGGGAAACCGTGGCCGTGCCGTGTTCACGCGCCTTCTTCATGGCCAGTTGCATGGCGACGGTACCGCCCACCTGGCCGAGCGCGCCGCCGTTGTCCACAACGGCCGTGCACGGGCTCTCCCTCAGGATCCGCACGTCCGCCCGGGCCTTGAACCGGCCCTCGTCCTTGATGGCCTTGACGTATTCCGGGATCCGGATGGCGCCGTGGGAGTCATGGCCGAAGAGATTGGAATCCACGAGGTGGTCCACGACGCTGCGTGCGTCGTCCGCAGTACAGCCGGCCGCCTCCATCACTTCGCAGCCTATTCGATGCAGTTTCTCGGGGGTAATTACGGGCATTATCTTCCTTTCAGTGTCTTATCCGCGTGCTGTGTCCTGAACTTCTCCAGTTTCTTCTTCAGTCCCGGACGCTCGAGCACCGCCCGGTTGACCACGTAGGGAGGCTCTTCTCCCCTGGAGACGGCCAGGGCCGCCTTCATGCAGTCGTGTCCGATATCGCGGAACAGTTCATGGGTCCAGCACGAAGCGTGAGGCGCAAGGATGACGTTCGGCAGGGACAGCAGGGGATCGTCGGCGTCTGGCGGTTCCTGCTCGAAGACGTCAATGGCCGCGCCCGCTATCCAGCCTTCCTGCAACGCCTGCTCCAGCGCCTTCTGGTCTACGATGGCGCCGCGCGCCGTGTTGACCAGGTAGGCGTCCTCCCGCATCATGCGCAGCTCCCGCGAACCGATCAGGTACCGGGTCTGAGCGTTCAACGGACAGTGGATGGTGACGAACGTGCTGCGGCGGAGCAGGGTCTCCCGGTCCACCAGCGTAACGCCCAGTTGTGCGGCCTCTTCCGCGGACACTGCGGGATCGGAGACCAGGATCTCGGACGGCTCGAAGGGCGCCAGCATACGCACCACCTCGCGGCCGATCATGCCCATGCCGATCAGGCCGACCACGCGGCCCCGGATCTCGCAACCCATGTGATCAAAACGGATGTCCCAGTCGTCATTCCGTACGATGGCGTCCTTGATCGTCACCCGGTGGCAGAGACCGAGCATCAGGGCCATCGTGGCGCTGGCCACGGGCCTGCGCGTGGCCTCCGGCGTGATGGTCACCATGACGTCCGCCTCCGTCGCGGCGTCCATGTCGATCATGTCGTAACCCACGCCCGTCCGGGCAATAAGCGCCAGGCGCTCGATCCCGGCAAAGGAGTCTTGCGTGTAGGGCTGGCCCATGGAGATCACCGCGTCGAAATCCTCGAGCTGATCCGGGGTCACGGGCCACCGGTCTTCTCTCAGGAAGGCATGGAAGATCCCGGCTTCGTCCAGCAGATCGACGCCGAAATCGTCGAACACGACCCCGCCGTCGGAACCTCGCAGGTCGGCGACCAGGGCTACGCGGAAATCATCGGGCATAAACCGTCCGTTCCCTCTCTACATTCGTCAGAACAAGCTCTGAGGCCTCAGAACAGGATCTGGGACGTGGACTTGGCGATCAGCACCAGGGAGACGGCGGCCATGCCGATCAGGCCCAGGCCGCACCCGTACCCGGCGAGGATCACGGGCGCGTACGCGCGCCACCGTTTTTCTCCGTACCGCCGCCCGAAATAGAACCGGCCCAGCATCGCTCCGATGAACGTGGGCAACGTGTAGTGTATCCAGGCGCCGGTGCCCAGTCCGGCCACCAGGCCGTAGAACAGTAGCGGCGGCGCCTTGAGCAGGCTCAGGACCCCGTACAGGGCCACCGTGAACCCCATTCCGGCGCCGATGTACTCCCACTTGATGAGTTGCCCGATCACATCCGATCCGCCCGGCAGGGTCGATTTGATCCAGATCGTCTCCATCGTCGCCTGCAGCGGCCACATCTTCTCGACGAAGGGATAGGCCGCGGACGGTATGGGCGCCAGTTTCCAGATCAGGGCATAGAAGAGGAAACTGAACACGATGAGCAGCAACAGGCTCAATATATACAGTTTGACCAGGCTTGGAAATCGCGTTCGGGTGAGTTCCAACTGCCGGAAGGTCGCCACGACGCCGCTGTGATCGAAGAGCGGAACCGGGGCGAACCAGATGGCCACGCCCTTGTAGCCCGACAGGTAGAAGGAGCCCTCCCTCGCATAGGGGAAGGACGAACCGTAGGGCGATCCCGTGAGGCCGATCATGCGCGCGCCGATGTAGGAGAAGAAGGGCGTCCACAGGAACCCGAATACCAGGGAGATCCATACCGGGAACGTAGGTTCGAGATAGTAGACCAGGAGGATGAAGCACAGGGTCGAAACCGCCCAGAGCGCGATGGGAATGGGCAGCCTGAAATCGCCCCGGTCCGGCGGCGGCCGGCGGGGTCCCTGGACACCGGATGCGCCGTCCGGGTCTCTCCTCAAGGCGCGGGCGAAGGCGACCAGGCCGATCAGGCCGATGACCAGCGAAGTGCCGATGGAGGAGAAACTCAGCCAGAAATCGATGGTGTTGTTGATGGAGGTGGGGATGGTGCTCATCCCCGGCGCCCAGCTGTGCAGCAGGCCGAAATGGTAGAGGGCAGGATTGGCGATGAAGGTGACGACGAAGGAACTGATGAAGGTACCGACCACGATCCAGAAGGGCAGGACGAAGCCCACCAGGAGCGTGGCCATGTCCGTGCCGATGCCGATGGGCGACGCGGGCAGCACGTCCCGGACCCGCGGCGTGAAGTCCGCGAAGGGAATGGGGAAGACCTCGACGCCCTTGGTCAGCACTACGCCCGATACCGTCGGGACGACCACGTAGAGTATGCCCCAGCCCAGGCCGATCATGGCGCCGACGGTAAACAGGCGCCACCGCCAGGTCTCTTCGCCCGCGGACGATTCCGCCAGCGCGGTGGCGCCGGCCGCCTGTACGGGCGCCAGGGGAAAGGGCAGGCGTTCGGTGTCCGCCGTGATGCGGAAGAGCACGTATCCAAGCGAAATGGCGTTGACCAGGCCGAGGATGGACACGAGGATGGCCAGCAGAATCGGTTCCAGCCACTCCATGGAGAAAAGGGTCCGGGTGATCAGGGAATCGGATCCTCTGGGCGGCGATACCCACTGGGGCAGAAGCTGGGCCAGGCCGTCCGCCTGGGGGGACTGGATCAGATACTGAAACCAGATCATCTTGGCGAAAGGCGCGCCGTGCACCGATGATCCGGCCGCCATGCCGCTGGCGCCCAGGCCCGTCGCTGCCAGACCGGCGGCGAGCCAGTAGAGGATGATGGCTTCCTGGGGCTTCAGCTTGATGAACAGGCGCTTCCCGATCTCGATGAACATGATGATGGTGACCCATTCCGCGGCGCCCGCGAAACTCTTTCCGGTCACCAGTTCCAGGTAGATCGCCCCCGGAAGCATGACCAGCCCGACGAAGAACGCAGCCCAGATGATCCGGCTGCTGAACCCGTCCTCGTAGGGCAGGCTGTCCGGCACGATCTGCCACCGGTCGTCCTGTCCGGAGGGATCGGCTTCCCGGTCGTGCCGTTCCTGGTGTTCACGCCTGGTGGTGTCGCTCATGGTTTACGCTCGGTCATGGCATTTCCGCATTGGTGCGGCGCGTACCGGTTTTCAGCCGCGCCCGTACTCAACCTGGTCCGTCCGGCTAATCCGCCCTGATGTATTTCCCCGCCTTGTCCCAGTCCGGCCGCGTCAGGCCGTTCAGGTCCCAGACCACCTCGCCAGCCCGCACTGTCAGCAGACACCTCAGCCGCCGGTCGCCGCGCATACGCGCAAGACCCGAGTCCACGAAACCGAACTCTCCGTATTCCAGCTCCAGCACGGCGACGTCCGCCTCCGCGCCGATGCTCAGCGTACCGAGTTCGGGGCGCCGTATGGCGCGGGCGGGGTTCCGCGTGGAGCGCATGACCACGTCCTCCAGGGTCATCCCCATGTTCAGGCATTTCGACATGGTCGTGTTCATGCTCGCGTTCGGCATCAGGGCGCTGTACTTGTGGAGGTCCGTGCTGATGGTATCCGGCAGGAACCCCTGCTCGATGGCCGGCACGGCGATGCGGAACCAGAAGCTGCCGCCGCCGTGGCCCAGGTCGAACAGGATGCCCTTGTCCCGCGCCTCCCGGACGTAGTCGTTCACCCGGCCGTGCTCTTCCAGCAGGGGGATGTGCTGCGCGTAGAGGTGCGTATGGATGTCGCCGGGGCTCAGCTTCTTCAGCAGCAGGTCCCGGTAGCTCCGGGTCGGCTTCGGCGCGAAATCGATCATGGCGATGGTGCCGCTTCGCCGGGCCGCCTCGACGGCGCCGTCCACCGCCTCCCAGCCCGGACCGCCGAAATGGGCGGTCTTGGACCCGACGACGTGCTCCGGGTACCTGCTGATCATGTCCGCGCAGGGAACCGGATCCATCTCCGATATGTCCTGCTCCACGGCGCCTTCCATGCCGGCGCCGACGATGTTGATCAGCGCCAGCACGCGGGTAACGGATTCGGCGATGACCGTGTCCTTGAAGTGCTCGAACTTCTTCCAGCCTGCGCCCCCCGTATCCAGCACCGTGGTCACCCCGTTGGGGAGCACGTGGGCGTCGGGGAACACCCACCCCTGGTAGCCGCCGTAGGCGTGCATGTGGATGTCGAGCAGCCCGGGCGTGACGTAATGGCCGTGGACGCGGGCCACCTTCCGGCCGTGTTCCGCCGGGATGTCGTGCTCCACCGCCGCGATCAGGCCGCCGTCGACGGCGACGTCCCGGCTTCCATTGATGCCGTTCTCCGGATCGATGACGTGCCCGCCCTTGATGATCAGGTCGTACATCTCCGCTCCTCTTTCATGGTTACAGGGCCGTTTCACGATCGAAAGCCCTAATGTCCCGGTACCGCGCCTTAATCGGCTCGGCGAGGGTCCGCCACACGAGAAACCGCTTCCTCAACACGGTGAAGAACCGCCGGTTGATCGTCTGCCACTGCGCCAGGTCTCCGCTGCGACGGTGGATCACGATCAGGATGCGGTACAGTCTCTCGTGAAGCACGGGCTCCAGTTCAAGCCGCACGTCCTGGCTGATGGCGAGATCGTACGGCGCCAGCCAGACGGTGGACGCCACGTGATACGTGTCGTAGGTATCCCCCGGAATCGCGTCGAGCGAGGTCCCCTCCGCGACGAAGTCCTCCGCCGAACTGTCCTCATGGGTCTGGAAGATGTGGTTCAGGTAGCCCGACAGCGGCAACGCTTCCGGGACGGTCACCGTAAACGGGAACTCGAATTGCCAGTCGTCTTCGTCGGGCGGCGGGGGCGACCAGCGCCGCGTCACGTCCTCTACCGTCATGTCCGCGGCCTTCTTCGCCGGATAGAGCGTGGACAGGAAGACGATGGCCATGACGACCATCGTGGCGTATACGGTCGACAGGGAGGAATAGTTGAGCGACATGCCGCCCAGCAGGTCCCATTGCGAGAGCCCCATGGTGATGATCTGGCCGGACAGATAACCGAAAACGGCCCCGAGCGTCGCGAATACGGCGGCTTCGGCGATGAACAGGGCGGCGACGTGGTTCGGCGCCAGGCCGACCGCGCTGTACACGCCGATTTCCCGGAACCGTTCGAACACGGCGCCCATCATGGTGTTCAACACCAGGAACGCCGCGATGAGCACCGGGATGATCAGGTTGGCCAGGCCCGAAACCGAAGTGGCGCCCAGGGAGCTGTAGACCCTCACTTCGTCTTCCATGCCTACGAACACGGCCAGGAGGACCCGCGACATGAACGCCTCCACGGAATCGCGGAGCTGATCGCCGTCGGCGAACCCCGCGATGGCCACGGACCGCGTGGACCCGTTCAGGTCGAGCGTCTGACGATAGGGCAGGACCAGCACGTTGCGGGAGGGCAGGTGCTCGGAGGCCTGGATGGTGGACATGAACACTTCGATGTCCATGTCGGTCAGGGTCCGGGTCATGGAGAAACTGGCGGGCATGATGCTCTCGTCGTCCATGTCCCGGTAGGCGTCGAATCCATCGGAATCGAGCAGCCCGATCACCGTATAGCGTCCGCCGAGGATCTCCACCTCCGCCGTACCCACGTCCTCCGGTCCCACGTTCAACCGCTCGGCCAGTTCCGTGGGCAGCAGGCAGGCCGACCTTTCGTCCGGGGCGAACCACCGTCCGCCCGGCACCAGGTAGCGGTCCAGGCCGGTGACGGCCGGTTCGTCGGCGTGCAGTCCCAGGACGGACTGTACCGTGGTGGCGGTCCCTTTGCCCGGCACGCGGAGATCGATATAGGGACTGGTCATGTCCTCCGGCTCGTACCAGGACCGGGGCACCACGTCCGCCTGGTCTTCGAAGGCGTTCTCCACGTAGGGCAGGAAGGACGTGGGCAGGGAGTGCCACGACAGGCTGCGCATGAGGACGCCGTCGTAGGGCGGGGTGTTCTCGCGGTCCAGCGTATAGAATTGGATGCCGGTCCTGAATGAAGTGAAGGACAACACGGTGAAGGTCAGCAAGGTCAGCGTGACCGCGGTCAGCGCCGTGCGCATCTTCCGCTTGCGCAGGTTCGATATCCCCAGGGATATGGCCACGGCCGTGGCGCTCAGCCGGCCGATGTCCGCCTCGTGGAGTCCGGCCGCCGACCGGGTCAGGTTCTTCATCTCGGTGTCGAACCGGGTCACGATCATGGTGATGATAATCAGCGCCATGGCCAGGATGATGAAGGCGAGAAAGACCATGTACGGTGTCAGGCTGAGCTGAAAGGCGGGATGCACGTTCTGCAGCAGCAAGAAGACCGCCGCGAAGATGACGCCCACCGAGGCCAGCCGCTTCCGAATGTCCGTGAAACCGAAGAACAGCCGTTCAAGGAAGAAACAGAAGGGGACCAGCAGCATGAAGTAGAAAACGATGCCGTCCACCGTGTCGTCCGCGGCGTACCGCACGTCGGGATAGGCCCGCGCCTCGAAGCCCCACGCCTCTCTCGACCGCGCGGCGAAGGCGTCGTAACGGCGGTTCTCCAGGGCCTCCCGGGCGGCCCGCAGCGCCTCGGTGCTTTCCTCGTGGAGTTCGGCGGCCCGGGCGTTGGTCACGCCGTGGTCCTCCAGTTTCATCAGGCGGGCCCGGTTGAGCGACCACAGGTCCAGAGCGCTCTGGTAGAAGGGATAGAGGATCTGGCCATGGTCCGCCGCGAATCCCTGTCCCTGGGCCAGGGCCATGGCGTCGTCCGAGATACTTTCCGGCGGATCGTCGAGCCACGATTCGGGCGTGTTGGTCAGCAGGTACTTGACGCCCCGGGGCCCCGAGCTCATGAACATCTTGACCCGGTCCTCGGGCCGGGCGAAGACCACCGCGGCGTTGGTCATCCAGTTGCCGAAGAAACTCTGGTCTTCCACGAAGGCCGCGCCGTACTTGCGCAGCGGACTGTTGTCTCGGCCGAGTACGGTCAGGTTGTCCAGGGCGACGAAGACGCCGGGGTCCACGATATCGAAGAGATTGATCTCCTCGCAGGGGAAGAGGACCTGTATGGTATTGTTCACCTTGGACGAGTTCGGCACCGCGAGGGGAAAGGTGGCGTTGCCTTCTTCACCCAGGTCCGGGGCGTACACGATCCGGCCGTCGGCAGCGAGGCCGTAGCTGCGCAGTTCCGTCGGTCCCCGGGGGAACCGGACCATGGAGTGCCGGAAATGCCCCAGCGAGTCGGCGTGGGTAACCATGAACCCCCGCACGCCGCTGTGGCTCTGGTATCCGGGCTCGTAGACGACCAGGGCGTCGGAAACCGGTGTATTGGGCTTGAAGAAATCCACCGTGCGGTCGAATTCGAGGACCCGGCCTTCGATGTCGCGGCCCTCGTCCTTAAGCCGTATCGACTCGTCCACGTCGAAGGCCTCGGGATCGGACAGCATGGCAGGCAGCAGGGTGCCCAGTGTCCGGATCTGCCGGACCAGGTTGGGGAAATCGACGTACTCGATCCGGTCCTTAGGGGTATCGATGAGGAGCCGGTTGTCGTTTACCGTGGCGAAGGTCATGCCGTGAAGCCCGGCGAGCGTGACCATCTCGTGGTCGAAGGCGGGGCCCGCGGGCATGTAGCTTTCCTGCGACCGGAGCGGGTGCGTCAGCGTATTGAGATAGGGCGTACGGCTTTCCTCTTCATCGTGGACCCCGGCCTTGCGCGCGTAATTCAGGTAGCGGTCCGCGTAGGGTTCATACAATAGGTCCAGATTCGAGGTGAAGAAGATGAAATCGCCATAGCTGAACAGGCCGACCTGGTCCGCCCTGCTGGTGAGGTCCAGGCCCAGGAAGAGGGCAAAGGGGATCCGGTCCGCTTCGGGGATCCGTTCGAGGAAGAACTCGTCTTGCCGCTGGTGCCGGTCCAGGAAGTCGTTTACGCCCTGCAGCCCGTGGAAATGGGCGGACGTGGCCAGGAACAGCACGGTGTATCCCGGCGGATGAGCCCGGAGCACGTCCATCAGCTCCAGCATGGCGGCGATGCCCCCCGCGCTCTCGGCGCCCGGCGCCAGTCCGGGTACGACCGACATGGCGTCGTAGAACGCCGAGAGCACGACGATCCTGTTTTTCCATTTCTCCGTGCCGTCGCCCCCGGGCAACGGCTCGTCCCGGCCTGGTATCCACCCCATGACGTTCCAGGTCTCGGCCCGTTCCCACGACATGCGGCCACGGATCGTCACTTCGGCCTCGCCGGACCGCGCGGCCGCCAGGACCGCGGATGCATGCGGGTCCGGGACCCAGAAGCGCGGCACGTCGGCGGGCACGTCCAGGATCTTCCGCTGGGCCTGGTTGTTGGTCACGGCACCGGGACCGCTGTCGAAGAAAAGAATCGCCTGCGCGCCCAGCATCCGCGCGTTGAGGTACTGGTCGCGTCCGTCGAAATC encodes the following:
- a CDS encoding dehydrogenase, yielding MPDDFRVALVADLRGSDGGVVFDDFGVDLLDEAGIFHAFLREDRWPVTPDQLEDFDAVISMGQPYTQDSFAGIERLALIARTGVGYDMIDMDAATEADVMVTITPEATRRPVASATMALMLGLCHRVTIKDAIVRNDDWDIRFDHMGCEIRGRVVGLIGMGMIGREVVRMLAPFEPSEILVSDPAVSAEEAAQLGVTLVDRETLLRRSTFVTIHCPLNAQTRYLIGSRELRMMREDAYLVNTARGAIVDQKALEQALQEGWIAGAAIDVFEQEPPDADDPLLSLPNVILAPHASCWTHELFRDIGHDCMKAALAVSRGEEPPYVVNRAVLERPGLKKKLEKFRTQHADKTLKGR
- a CDS encoding DUF2911 domain-containing protein, whose translation is MLRITRMIGGLALAMALTSLGGIADAQTTMPSGGEEMDPGRGMLEVTLSGGKVSIEYGRPEMKGRDMLAMAPAGFVWRFGSNKSTTFTTEGDLMFGDQTLAAGSYSAWIKHVDGDSWSLIFNSEVGIWGAPGASRENDVLEVPFMYSVENEMIERLTVRFLEFEGQHHLAVGWGTHRLLVGFAAK
- a CDS encoding Ldh family oxidoreductase, yielding MPVITPEKLHRIGCEVMEAAGCTADDARSVVDHLVDSNLFGHDSHGAIRIPEYVKAIKDEGRFKARADVRILRESPCTAVVDNGGALGQVGGTVAMQLAMKKAREHGTATVSLRRTSHVGRVGAYPLMAAREGLIGSAFVNAGRFGRQIPPFGGIDGRISTNPIAFSAPRLHDDPVMVDLTTSVVAEGKVRVAANKGVRVPEGWLIDHEGNPTTDPTVIKGPPPNGAILPMGGIVAHKGYSLGLLVEILGGTLSGQGCAQGEQTVSSNGVLFTVYDISFFTDLDWYYEEVEGLIRHVKASRTAPGFDEILIPGEPEFRLAAKRRQDGISIDDTTWQQIEEAGIRVGLDPQSW
- a CDS encoding peptide transporter; translation: MSDTTRREHQERHDREADPSGQDDRWQIVPDSLPYEDGFSSRIIWAAFFVGLVMLPGAIYLELVTGKSFAGAAEWVTIIMFIEIGKRLFIKLKPQEAIILYWLAAGLAATGLGASGMAAGSSVHGAPFAKMIWFQYLIQSPQADGLAQLLPQWVSPPRGSDSLITRTLFSMEWLEPILLAILVSILGLVNAISLGYVLFRITADTERLPFPLAPVQAAGATALAESSAGEETWRWRLFTVGAMIGLGWGILYVVVPTVSGVVLTKGVEVFPIPFADFTPRVRDVLPASPIGIGTDMATLLVGFVLPFWIVVGTFISSFVVTFIANPALYHFGLLHSWAPGMSTIPTSINNTIDFWLSFSSIGTSLVIGLIGLVAFARALRRDPDGASGVQGPRRPPPDRGDFRLPIPIALWAVSTLCFILLVYYLEPTFPVWISLVFGFLWTPFFSYIGARMIGLTGSPYGSSFPYAREGSFYLSGYKGVAIWFAPVPLFDHSGVVATFRQLELTRTRFPSLVKLYILSLLLLIVFSFLFYALIWKLAPIPSAAYPFVEKMWPLQATMETIWIKSTLPGGSDVIGQLIKWEYIGAGMGFTVALYGVLSLLKAPPLLFYGLVAGLGTGAWIHYTLPTFIGAMLGRFYFGRRYGEKRWRAYAPVILAGYGCGLGLIGMAAVSLVLIAKSTSQILF
- a CDS encoding FtsX-like permease family protein, whose product is MYSRIFGYFFLAVGVLLFLAVAVAGPAWVTEHVILRIVSLPEDVPPRPLEEAPVSWDEVSEIVTLVRVEAHVRAMSENPSRVVGYPGNRAAMEYVVDAFHAGGLADVAVDTFTVSSPVDHGFTLTVHDAVETEIPVYQFWPNLVRLNSFPDGIRGPLHYGRRGEFQAFNGKEIEGSIVLVDFDGRDQYLNARMLGAQAILFFDSGPGAVTNNQAQRKILDVPADVPRFWVPDPHASAVLAAARSGEAEVTIRGRMSWERAETWNVMGWIPGRDEPLPGGDGTEKWKNRIVVLSAFYDAMSVVPGLAPGAESAGGIAAMLELMDVLRAHPPGYTVLFLATSAHFHGLQGVNDFLDRHQRQDEFFLERIPEADRIPFALFLGLDLTSRADQVGLFSYGDFIFFTSNLDLLYEPYADRYLNYARKAGVHDEEESRTPYLNTLTHPLRSQESYMPAGPAFDHEMVTLAGLHGMTFATVNDNRLLIDTPKDRIEYVDFPNLVRQIRTLGTLLPAMLSDPEAFDVDESIRLKDEGRDIEGRVLEFDRTVDFFKPNTPVSDALVVYEPGYQSHSGVRGFMVTHADSLGHFRHSMVRFPRGPTELRSYGLAADGRIVYAPDLGEEGNATFPLAVPNSSKVNNTIQVLFPCEEINLFDIVDPGVFVALDNLTVLGRDNSPLRKYGAAFVEDQSFFGNWMTNAAVVFARPEDRVKMFMSSGPRGVKYLLTNTPESWLDDPPESISDDAMALAQGQGFAADHGQILYPFYQSALDLWSLNRARLMKLEDHGVTNARAAELHEESTEALRAAREALENRRYDAFAARSREAWGFEARAYPDVRYAADDTVDGIVFYFMLLVPFCFFLERLFFGFTDIRKRLASVGVIFAAVFLLLQNVHPAFQLSLTPYMVFLAFIILAMALIIITMIVTRFDTEMKNLTRSAAGLHEADIGRLSATAVAISLGISNLRKRKMRTALTAVTLTLLTFTVLSFTSFRTGIQFYTLDRENTPPYDGVLMRSLSWHSLPTSFLPYVENAFEDQADVVPRSWYEPEDMTSPYIDLRVPGKGTATTVQSVLGLHADEPAVTGLDRYLVPGGRWFAPDERSACLLPTELAERLNVGPEDVGTAEVEILGGRYTVIGLLDSDGFDAYRDMDDESIMPASFSMTRTLTDMDIEVFMSTIQASEHLPSRNVLVLPYRQTLDLNGSTRSVAIAGFADGDQLRDSVEAFMSRVLLAVFVGMEDEVRVYSSLGATSVSGLANLIIPVLIAAFLVLNTMMGAVFERFREIGVYSAVGLAPNHVAALFIAEAAVFATLGAVFGYLSGQIITMGLSQWDLLGGMSLNYSSLSTVYATMVVMAIVFLSTLYPAKKAADMTVEDVTRRWSPPPPDEDDWQFEFPFTVTVPEALPLSGYLNHIFQTHEDSSAEDFVAEGTSLDAIPGDTYDTYHVASTVWLAPYDLAISQDVRLELEPVLHERLYRILIVIHRRSGDLAQWQTINRRFFTVLRKRFLVWRTLAEPIKARYRDIRAFDRETAL
- a CDS encoding amidohydrolase/deacetylase family metallohydrolase; amino-acid sequence: MYDLIIKGGHVIDPENGINGSRDVAVDGGLIAAVEHDIPAEHGRKVARVHGHYVTPGLLDIHMHAYGGYQGWVFPDAHVLPNGVTTVLDTGGAGWKKFEHFKDTVIAESVTRVLALINIVGAGMEGAVEQDISEMDPVPCADMISRYPEHVVGSKTAHFGGPGWEAVDGAVEAARRSGTIAMIDFAPKPTRSYRDLLLKKLSPGDIHTHLYAQHIPLLEEHGRVNDYVREARDKGILFDLGHGGGSFWFRIAVPAIEQGFLPDTISTDLHKYSALMPNASMNTTMSKCLNMGMTLEDVVMRSTRNPARAIRRPELGTLSIGAEADVAVLELEYGEFGFVDSGLARMRGDRRLRCLLTVRAGEVVWDLNGLTRPDWDKAGKYIRAD